A genomic region of Noviherbaspirillum sp. L7-7A contains the following coding sequences:
- a CDS encoding 3-carboxy-cis,cis-muconate cycloisomerase, with translation MSEQGAETAFTLTGPMSASGAMLRVFSDTEAVQRMLDFEAALARSEAAHGVIPEAAVAAIVACCDAARLDLPALAQAAAAAGNLAIPLVKQLTAAVLRQDEEAGKYVHWGATSQDAIDTGLVLQLRDALDLLDADLCALADALAGQARQHRDTIMIGRTWMQHALPTSLGLKLAGCLDAVLRHRQRLQQVRSRALALQFGGAAGTLASLGDQGQAVAATLARQLGLALPDLPWHTQRDRVAEAATVMGLITGTLGKLARDLSLLMQTDVAEAAEPSAPGRGGSSTMPHKRNPVGCAVALSAAVRVPGLVSTMLSGMVQEHERALGGWQAEWDTLPDIALLTSGALRQMRDVVAGLVVDAPRMRANVDITHGLIMGEAVMLALGARIGRMAAHKLVEQASARAAAAQRHLRDVIGEDEQLSQHLSPEELDRLFDPASYTGEAGAFVDRVLASHARGKQQQTRDTTDAGE, from the coding sequence ATGTCTGAACAGGGCGCTGAAACGGCCTTCACGCTGACCGGCCCGATGTCGGCCAGCGGCGCAATGCTGCGCGTTTTCTCCGACACCGAGGCGGTCCAGCGCATGCTGGATTTCGAAGCCGCGCTGGCGCGGTCCGAAGCGGCGCATGGCGTGATTCCCGAGGCGGCGGTGGCTGCCATCGTCGCCTGCTGCGACGCCGCCAGGCTGGACCTGCCGGCACTGGCGCAGGCCGCCGCGGCGGCCGGCAACCTGGCCATACCGCTGGTGAAGCAACTGACGGCGGCGGTGCTGCGGCAGGACGAGGAAGCCGGCAAGTATGTCCACTGGGGCGCGACCAGCCAGGACGCGATCGATACCGGCCTGGTGCTGCAGTTGCGCGATGCGCTGGACCTGCTGGATGCGGACCTGTGCGCGCTGGCCGATGCGCTGGCCGGGCAGGCCCGCCAGCATCGCGACACCATCATGATCGGCCGCACCTGGATGCAGCATGCGCTGCCGACCAGCCTGGGCCTGAAGCTTGCCGGCTGCCTGGACGCCGTGCTGCGCCACCGGCAGCGGCTGCAGCAAGTGCGCAGCCGCGCGCTGGCGCTGCAGTTCGGCGGCGCCGCCGGCACGCTGGCCAGCCTCGGCGACCAGGGACAGGCTGTGGCCGCCACGCTGGCGCGGCAGCTTGGCCTGGCATTGCCCGATCTGCCCTGGCATACCCAGCGCGACCGGGTTGCCGAAGCCGCCACCGTCATGGGCCTGATCACCGGCACGCTGGGCAAGCTGGCGCGTGATCTGTCGCTGCTGATGCAGACCGATGTGGCCGAGGCCGCCGAGCCTTCCGCACCCGGCCGCGGTGGCTCGTCCACCATGCCGCACAAGCGCAATCCGGTCGGCTGCGCGGTGGCGCTCAGCGCCGCCGTGCGGGTGCCCGGCCTGGTGTCGACCATGCTGTCGGGCATGGTGCAGGAGCATGAGCGGGCACTGGGCGGCTGGCAGGCCGAATGGGACACGCTGCCCGATATCGCGCTGCTCACGTCAGGCGCGTTGCGCCAGATGCGCGACGTAGTGGCCGGCCTCGTCGTCGATGCGCCGCGCATGCGGGCCAATGTCGACATCACCCACGGCCTGATCATGGGCGAAGCGGTCATGCTGGCGCTGGGCGCGCGGATAGGCCGCATGGCTGCCCACAAGCTGGTGGAACAGGCAAGCGCCCGTGCCGCGGCCGCGCAAAGGCATCTGCGCGACGTGATCGGCGAGGATGAGCAGCTGAGCCAGCATCTCTCCCCCGAAGAACTTGACCGCCTGTTCGATCCGGCCAGTTACACCGGCGAGGCGGGCGCCTTCGTCGACCGTGTGCTGGCCAGCCACGCACGCGGCAAACAGCAGCAGACAAGAGACACTACAGACGCAGGAGAATGA
- the pcaD gene encoding 3-oxoadipate enol-lactonase yields MGSISHNGVTLHYEIEGREDAPVLVLSNSLGTSLEMWAPQMPALLQRFRVLRHDCRGHGKSDVATGPYTIAQLGGDVLALMDQLGMQRAHFCGLSMGGMIGMWLGTHHGGRIDRLVLCNTAAKIGTPDLWNARIDKVRAEGMESITGGVIDRWFTPGFQQRAPQQVETVRGMLLATDPEGYAANCAAVRDMDQRSEIAAIRVPTLVISGSHDLATPPADGRAAADTIPGARYVELDAAHLSNWEQPDQFTATLVDFLSA; encoded by the coding sequence ATGGGTTCCATCAGCCATAACGGCGTGACGCTGCATTACGAGATCGAGGGCAGGGAAGATGCACCTGTGCTGGTGCTGTCCAATTCGCTCGGCACCAGCCTGGAAATGTGGGCGCCGCAGATGCCGGCGCTGCTGCAGCGCTTCCGCGTGCTGCGGCATGACTGCCGCGGCCACGGCAAGTCCGACGTGGCGACCGGGCCGTACACCATCGCCCAGCTCGGCGGCGACGTGCTGGCCCTGATGGACCAGCTCGGCATGCAGCGGGCGCATTTCTGCGGCCTGTCCATGGGCGGCATGATAGGCATGTGGCTGGGCACCCATCATGGCGGGCGCATCGATCGCCTGGTGCTGTGCAATACCGCCGCCAAGATCGGCACGCCGGACCTTTGGAATGCCCGCATCGACAAGGTGCGTGCCGAAGGCATGGAATCCATCACCGGCGGCGTGATCGACCGCTGGTTCACGCCCGGCTTTCAGCAGCGCGCGCCGCAGCAGGTGGAGACCGTGCGCGGCATGCTGCTGGCCACCGATCCGGAAGGCTATGCCGCCAATTGCGCCGCGGTGCGCGACATGGACCAGCGCAGCGAGATCGCCGCCATCCGCGTGCCCACCCTGGTGATCTCAGGCAGCCATGATCTGGCCACACCGCCTGCCGACGGCCGCGCCGCGGCGGACACGATACCCGGCGCCCGCTATGTCGAGCTGGATGCCGCCCATCTGTCGAACTGGGAGCAGCCGGATCAGTTCACCGCCACGCTGGTCGACTTCCTGTCCGCCTGA
- the pcaC gene encoding 4-carboxymuconolactone decarboxylase, with protein MDDQERHAAGMAVRRAVLGDAHVDRAQAKKTELTSEFQDMITRYAWGEIWTRPGLPRHTRSLMTICMMVALNREEELKLHLRAASNNGVTRDEIKEALLQAAIYCGVPAANSAFALAQEVFREMDAGGAQ; from the coding sequence ATGGATGACCAGGAACGCCACGCGGCCGGCATGGCGGTGCGGCGCGCGGTGCTGGGCGACGCCCATGTCGACCGCGCCCAGGCAAAAAAAACCGAGCTGACCTCGGAATTCCAGGACATGATCACCCGCTATGCCTGGGGCGAGATCTGGACCCGTCCCGGCTTGCCGCGCCATACCCGCAGCCTGATGACGATCTGCATGATGGTCGCATTGAACCGGGAAGAGGAACTGAAGCTGCATCTGCGCGCGGCGTCGAACAACGGCGTCACCCGCGACGAAATCAAGGAAGCGCTGCTGCAGGCGGCGATCTACTGCGGCGTGCCCGCGGCCAATTCCGCCTTCGCGCTGGCGCAGGAAGTGTTCCGCGAGATGGATGCCGGCGGTGCGCAGTAG
- a CDS encoding branched-chain amino acid ABC transporter permease: MGNLIGVLFDGVAYGSLLFLISVGLSVTMGLMNFVNLAHGAFAMLGGFVCVTLLSRLGMPFLLTLPLAFAASAAAGFVLERALYRRLYKASHLDQVLFSIGLTFMSVAGATYLFGPSQQPVQLPEWLRGQVHIAGLDVGSYRLFLIGVVVLVTLALGWLIERTRFGAQIRASVDNQQASAGLGINVSRVFSLTFALGSGLAGLGGGLGIDVLGLDPTFPIKYMVYFLLVVAVGGAGTVKGPLLAAIVLGIFDVAGKYYVPEVGAFVIYGLMVILLLLFPNGLIVRRS; the protein is encoded by the coding sequence ATGGGCAATCTGATCGGCGTGCTGTTCGACGGCGTTGCTTACGGCAGCCTGCTGTTCCTGATCAGCGTCGGCCTGTCGGTGACGATGGGACTGATGAACTTCGTCAACCTGGCCCACGGCGCCTTTGCGATGCTGGGCGGCTTTGTCTGCGTGACCCTGCTGTCGCGGCTGGGCATGCCTTTCCTGCTGACGCTGCCGCTGGCCTTTGCCGCCAGCGCCGCGGCCGGCTTCGTCCTGGAGCGCGCGCTGTACCGCCGGCTCTACAAGGCCAGCCACCTGGACCAGGTGCTGTTTTCCATCGGCCTGACCTTCATGTCAGTGGCCGGCGCAACCTATCTGTTCGGTCCGTCGCAGCAACCGGTGCAACTGCCCGAATGGCTGCGCGGCCAGGTCCATATCGCGGGCCTGGATGTGGGCAGTTACCGGCTGTTCCTGATCGGCGTGGTGGTGCTGGTCACGCTGGCCCTGGGCTGGCTGATCGAACGCACCCGCTTCGGCGCCCAGATCCGCGCCTCGGTCGACAACCAGCAGGCTTCGGCCGGCCTGGGCATCAATGTCAGCCGCGTGTTCTCGCTGACCTTTGCGCTGGGCTCGGGCCTGGCAGGGCTCGGCGGCGGCCTGGGCATCGACGTGCTGGGACTGGACCCGACCTTCCCGATCAAGTACATGGTCTACTTCCTGCTGGTGGTGGCCGTGGGTGGCGCCGGCACCGTCAAGGGGCCGCTGCTGGCCGCCATCGTGCTGGGCATCTTCGATGTCGCCGGCAAGTATTACGTGCCTGAAGTCGGCGCCTTCGTGATCTATGGGCTGATGGTGATCCTGCTGCTGCTGTTCCCCAACGGCCTGATCGTGAGGCGCTCATGA
- a CDS encoding branched-chain amino acid ABC transporter permease: protein MSTAPVVTHGLADGRWKPLEILFWLLPLAAYFLAPGYLVLVSQIMIVGLFAMSLDLILGYAGIVSLGHAAFFGLGAYTAGLLAVHGWGEPISGLFAAAAVSALAGYLVSFLIVRGQDLTRLMVTLGIGLMLFEAANKAAFVTGGVDGLSGMMVGKLLGVFEFDLAGKTAFLYSFVVLFLLFVVLRRLVNSPFGLSLKGIREGGRRMPAIGADVNKRLTAIFTVGAAVAGVAGALLAQTTQFVSLDSLGFARSAELLIILVLGGTGRLYGALVGATVFMLAQDYIAGLNPAYWQFWIGLLLIVIVLFARGGILGGLERLAGPLLKKNRNGAQP, encoded by the coding sequence ATGAGCACCGCGCCTGTTGTGACACACGGCCTGGCGGATGGCCGCTGGAAGCCGCTGGAAATCCTGTTCTGGCTGCTGCCTCTGGCAGCGTACTTCCTCGCGCCGGGTTACCTGGTGCTGGTCAGCCAGATCATGATCGTCGGCCTGTTCGCGATGTCGCTCGACCTGATCCTGGGTTATGCCGGCATCGTCTCGCTCGGCCATGCCGCCTTCTTCGGCCTGGGCGCCTACACCGCCGGCCTGCTGGCGGTGCACGGCTGGGGCGAGCCCATCAGCGGCCTGTTCGCCGCCGCCGCCGTATCGGCCCTGGCGGGTTACCTGGTGAGCTTCCTGATCGTGCGCGGCCAGGACCTGACCCGGCTGATGGTCACCCTGGGCATCGGCCTGATGCTGTTCGAAGCGGCCAACAAGGCAGCCTTTGTCACCGGCGGCGTCGACGGCCTGTCCGGCATGATGGTCGGCAAGCTGCTCGGCGTGTTCGAGTTCGACCTGGCCGGCAAGACCGCCTTCCTCTACAGCTTCGTGGTGCTGTTCCTGCTGTTCGTGGTGTTGCGCCGCCTGGTCAACTCGCCATTCGGCCTGTCGCTGAAGGGCATACGGGAAGGCGGGCGGCGCATGCCGGCCATCGGCGCCGACGTCAACAAGCGCCTGACCGCGATCTTCACCGTGGGCGCCGCGGTTGCCGGCGTGGCTGGCGCGCTGCTGGCGCAGACCACCCAGTTCGTTAGCCTCGATTCGCTAGGCTTTGCCCGTTCCGCCGAGCTGCTGATCATCCTGGTGCTGGGCGGCACTGGCCGGCTGTATGGCGCGCTGGTCGGCGCCACTGTCTTCATGCTGGCGCAGGACTATATCGCCGGCCTGAACCCGGCCTACTGGCAGTTCTGGATCGGCCTCCTGCTGATCGTGATCGTCTTGTTTGCCCGTGGCGGCATCCTGGGCGGGCTGGAACGCCTGGCCGGGCCCTTGTTGAAGAAGAACCGCAACGGAGCACAGCCATGA
- a CDS encoding ABC transporter ATP-binding protein, with the protein MSGIALRTQGLSKQWGAFKANSDISLNFAPGARHALIGPNGAGKTTFINLLTGGFAPTSGQVFLGEEDITGLPQHVRVKRGMTRTFQINTLFAGLTVLESVMLALCERDGRHRVWYQTVARQRAQADEAMALLATLKLERDAHVVTRSLPYGKQRLVEIALALATRPRVLLLDEPAAGIPSAESAELFEVIAGLPRDVTVLFIEHDMGLVFKFAERITVLVGGKVLCEGTPQEIASDQRVKEVYLGEAEHG; encoded by the coding sequence ATGAGCGGCATCGCATTGCGTACCCAGGGCCTGTCCAAGCAATGGGGCGCGTTCAAGGCCAACAGCGACATCAGCCTGAACTTCGCACCCGGCGCGCGGCACGCGCTGATCGGGCCCAATGGCGCCGGCAAGACCACCTTCATCAATCTGCTGACAGGCGGCTTCGCGCCGACTTCAGGCCAGGTCTTCCTTGGGGAGGAAGACATCACCGGCCTGCCGCAGCATGTCCGCGTCAAGCGCGGCATGACCCGTACCTTCCAGATCAACACCCTGTTCGCCGGCCTGACCGTGCTGGAATCGGTGATGCTGGCGCTCTGCGAGCGGGACGGCCGTCATCGCGTCTGGTATCAGACGGTGGCGCGGCAGCGTGCCCAGGCTGACGAAGCCATGGCCCTGCTGGCTACGCTGAAGCTGGAGCGCGACGCCCATGTCGTCACCCGCAGCCTGCCGTATGGCAAGCAGCGGCTGGTGGAAATCGCGCTGGCGCTGGCAACCCGGCCCAGGGTGCTGCTGCTGGACGAGCCGGCGGCGGGCATACCGTCGGCCGAGAGCGCCGAGCTCTTCGAAGTCATTGCCGGGCTGCCGCGCGACGTCACGGTGCTGTTCATCGAGCATGACATGGGCCTGGTGTTCAAGTTTGCCGAGCGCATCACGGTGCTGGTGGGCGGCAAGGTGCTGTGCGAGGGCACGCCGCAGGAAATCGCATCCGACCAGCGTGTGAAGGAAGTCTATCTGGGGGAGGCGGAGCATGGCTGA
- a CDS encoding ABC transporter ATP-binding protein, with protein sequence MAELLALDKVSAGYGESVVLEDISLAMQEGDSLALLGRNGVGKSTLLVTLMGLTQQHAGTIRWRGADIGRVPTHRRAQAGLGWVPQERYMFPSLTVEEHLTVVARPGPWNLKRIYDILPRLQERRDNMGNQLSGGEQQMLAIARALMTNPQLLLLDEPMEGLAPIIVQELMRVIRKLISEEGLSVIVVEQHARLALSITRQAIVLDRGRIVHAGSSEGLLADSERLDRLVAVA encoded by the coding sequence ATGGCTGAGTTGCTGGCGCTGGACAAAGTAAGCGCCGGCTACGGCGAATCGGTGGTGCTGGAAGACATCAGCCTGGCGATGCAGGAAGGCGACAGCCTGGCGCTACTGGGCCGCAATGGCGTGGGCAAGAGCACGCTGCTGGTCACGCTCATGGGGCTGACCCAGCAGCATGCCGGCACGATACGCTGGCGCGGCGCCGACATCGGCCGCGTGCCAACCCACCGCCGCGCCCAGGCCGGCCTAGGCTGGGTGCCGCAGGAGCGCTACATGTTTCCCTCGCTGACGGTGGAGGAGCACCTGACCGTCGTCGCCCGCCCGGGACCATGGAACCTGAAGCGCATTTACGACATCCTCCCGCGGCTGCAGGAGCGGCGCGACAACATGGGCAACCAGCTCTCCGGCGGCGAACAGCAGATGCTGGCCATTGCCCGCGCGCTGATGACCAATCCGCAGCTGCTGTTGCTGGACGAGCCGATGGAGGGCCTGGCGCCCATCATCGTGCAGGAACTGATGCGGGTGATCCGCAAGCTCATCAGCGAGGAAGGCCTTTCGGTGATCGTGGTCGAGCAGCATGCGCGGCTGGCGCTGTCGATCACCAGGCAAGCCATTGTGCTGGACCGTGGCCGCATCGTGCATGCGGGCAGCAGTGAGGGCCTGCTGGCTGATAGCGAAAGGCTGGACCGGCTGGTAGCGGTGGCCTAG
- a CDS encoding LysR family transcriptional regulator, with product MARFDMELLAVFEEIYSSGSITRAAENLGMAQPTASIALSRLRRHFGDPLFVRTPRGMEPTPHALEILEDVRAATAALHSALRHKKEFAPEHSEREFKICMTDISEIVLLPTLLNHLKQVAPAIRIDATTISPDTPMQLASGEVDLAVGFMPHLEAGFYQQKLFDQNFVCLLAADHPRIAGTMTRKAFLNEGHVLIKSSGTGHSIVEKSLNAKGIARRIVLRVPSFLGVARIVAQTECIATVPQRFGSAMVQQENVKMLPPPVRLPDFSVKQHWHERFHADPANQWLRKMVAQLFLDRA from the coding sequence ATGGCCCGGTTCGACATGGAATTGCTGGCGGTATTCGAGGAAATTTACAGCAGCGGCAGCATCACGCGTGCGGCTGAAAACCTGGGCATGGCGCAGCCCACGGCAAGCATCGCGCTCTCCAGGCTGCGCCGCCATTTCGGCGACCCGCTGTTCGTCCGCACGCCGCGCGGCATGGAGCCGACGCCGCATGCGCTTGAAATCCTGGAAGACGTGCGCGCAGCCACCGCTGCGCTGCACAGCGCGCTGCGCCACAAGAAGGAATTCGCGCCGGAACACAGCGAGCGCGAATTCAAGATCTGCATGACCGATATCAGCGAGATCGTGCTGCTGCCCACCTTGCTGAATCACCTGAAACAGGTGGCGCCAGCGATCCGCATCGATGCCACCACGATTTCTCCGGACACGCCCATGCAGCTGGCAAGCGGCGAAGTCGACCTGGCGGTGGGCTTCATGCCGCACCTGGAAGCGGGCTTCTATCAGCAGAAGCTGTTCGACCAGAACTTTGTCTGCCTGCTGGCAGCCGACCATCCGCGCATCGCCGGCACGATGACGCGCAAGGCCTTCCTGAATGAAGGCCATGTGCTGATCAAGAGTTCCGGCACCGGCCATTCCATCGTGGAGAAAAGCCTGAATGCGAAAGGCATAGCGCGCCGGATCGTGCTGCGGGTGCCGAGTTTCCTGGGCGTGGCCAGGATCGTCGCGCAAACGGAATGCATCGCCACCGTCCCGCAACGCTTTGGCAGCGCCATGGTGCAGCAGGAAAACGTGAAGATGCTGCCGCCGCCGGTCAGGCTGCCCGATTTTTCGGTCAAGCAGCACTGGCACGAACGCTTCCATGCCGACCCGGCCAACCAGTGGCTGAGGAAGATGGTGGCGCAGCTGTTCCTGGATCGGGCCTAG
- the gtdA gene encoding gentisate 1,2-dioxygenase, giving the protein MNQSKDNAARRALYESIRPHHMTPLWEVLHALVPKSPTTACVPALWRYREVKPFLMQSGELITAEEAVRRVLILENPGLPGQSAITQSLYAGLQLILPGEVAPSHRHVQSALRFVIDGKGAYTTVEGERTTMHPGDFIITPSWRWHDHGNEGVDGVTEPVVWLDGLDIPTVRFFDAGFAENDDVSKSQTVRHPEGSSYARYGANMAPVRRVNTGLTSPIFSYPYSRTREALHALERNSEIDAWHGIKMKYINPTTGGWAMPTIGTCMQLLPKGFRGKPHRSTEGTVYCVTEGRGSARIGDQTFQFEPQDVFVVPSWASLSLSSEEGAVLFSYSDRPIHEALGILREEFAD; this is encoded by the coding sequence ATGAACCAGTCCAAGGACAACGCTGCGCGCAGGGCGCTGTACGAGTCGATCCGGCCGCATCACATGACGCCATTATGGGAAGTGCTGCATGCGCTGGTGCCGAAAAGCCCCACCACCGCCTGCGTGCCGGCATTGTGGCGCTACCGCGAGGTCAAGCCTTTCCTGATGCAGTCGGGCGAGCTGATCACCGCCGAGGAAGCGGTGCGGCGCGTGCTGATACTGGAAAACCCCGGCCTTCCGGGGCAATCGGCAATCACCCAGTCGCTGTATGCAGGCCTGCAGCTGATCCTGCCCGGCGAGGTGGCGCCATCGCACCGGCATGTGCAGTCGGCGTTGCGCTTCGTCATTGACGGCAAGGGCGCCTACACCACGGTGGAAGGCGAGCGCACCACCATGCATCCGGGCGACTTCATCATCACCCCGTCATGGCGCTGGCATGACCATGGCAATGAAGGCGTGGACGGCGTCACCGAGCCGGTGGTCTGGCTCGATGGCCTCGATATCCCGACCGTGCGCTTCTTCGACGCCGGTTTCGCCGAGAACGACGATGTCAGCAAATCGCAGACCGTGCGCCATCCGGAAGGCAGCAGCTATGCCCGCTACGGCGCCAACATGGCGCCGGTGCGCCGCGTCAACACCGGACTGACTTCGCCGATCTTCAGCTATCCCTACAGCCGCACGCGGGAGGCATTGCATGCGCTGGAGCGCAACAGCGAAATCGACGCCTGGCATGGCATCAAGATGAAATACATCAATCCCACCACCGGCGGCTGGGCCATGCCCACCATCGGCACCTGCATGCAGCTGCTGCCCAAGGGATTCAGGGGCAAGCCGCATCGTTCGACCGAAGGCACCGTCTACTGCGTTACCGAAGGCCGCGGCAGCGCCCGGATCGGCGACCAGACCTTCCAGTTCGAGCCGCAGGACGTTTTCGTGGTGCCATCGTGGGCTTCGCTGTCCCTGTCCAGTGAAGAGGGCGCCGTGCTGTTCAGCTATTCGGACCGGCCCATCCACGAAGCGCTGGGCATACTGCGTGAAGAATTCGCGGACTAG
- a CDS encoding fumarylacetoacetate hydrolase family protein codes for MSNYVIPPQAIVGLPVAGEAASFPVRRVYCVGRNYAAHAREMGFDPDREPPFFFCKPNDDASIVPVADGETATIPYPSQTVNFHYEIELVVAIGKGGKNIAVEDANNHIYGYAVGLDMTRRDLQMRMREAGRPWEIGKAFDFSAPVGPVHPVAKTGIIDSGAISLAVDGAVRQTSDLTHLIWSVPETIANLSTLFELQPGDLIFTGTPEGVGAVKSGQTMVGEIAGLGRLQVQVV; via the coding sequence ATGAGCAATTACGTTATTCCCCCACAAGCCATCGTCGGCCTTCCTGTTGCCGGAGAGGCGGCCAGCTTTCCGGTGCGTCGCGTCTATTGCGTCGGACGCAACTACGCGGCCCACGCGCGCGAAATGGGCTTCGACCCCGACCGTGAACCGCCATTCTTCTTCTGCAAGCCCAATGACGATGCTTCCATCGTTCCGGTAGCCGACGGCGAGACCGCGACCATTCCCTATCCATCGCAGACTGTCAACTTCCATTACGAAATCGAGCTGGTGGTGGCAATTGGCAAGGGCGGCAAGAACATTGCGGTGGAAGACGCCAACAATCACATCTACGGTTATGCAGTTGGCCTGGACATGACCCGGCGCGACCTGCAGATGCGCATGCGCGAAGCCGGCCGGCCATGGGAAATCGGCAAGGCCTTTGATTTTTCAGCGCCTGTCGGCCCGGTGCATCCGGTTGCCAAAACCGGCATCATCGACAGCGGCGCCATCAGCCTTGCTGTCGATGGCGCAGTCAGGCAGACCAGCGACCTGACCCACCTGATCTGGTCGGTGCCGGAAACCATTGCCAACCTGTCGACGCTGTTCGAGCTGCAGCCGGGCGATCTGATCTTTACCGGCACGCCGGAAGGCGTGGGCGCTGTCAAGTCAGGCCAGACCATGGTCGGCGAAATTGCAGGCTTGGGCAGGCTGCAAGTACAGGTGGTGTGA
- a CDS encoding helix-turn-helix domain-containing protein has translation MSISFMALAWKTDIPAGRKLVLLSLCDHADSQGECYPSVEAIAHKCSMGQRTVQQHISDLERAGMLVRRFRKGRSTLYQLHPDKFFTPAESAIPQISPSTCAASDALPPQHTHYAPADPAPINVSDPSTNRQVVRSTPLPANWALPPSWGEWASQQQPTWTITDVQLVAEKFRDHWTTLPGPRGMKADWFAAWRNWCRNEQRFRRQRAADYGAWRPRKVGAMASHSTPNPAPLPGESVATFNTRIRQQLDKTSPQTTVHPLPPRTDSGKGMAKPTISSANRAAALQAARALQSRWVRQRHEANGLHIEQPPEKQMVSFVPSLDQ, from the coding sequence ATGAGCATCAGCTTTATGGCACTTGCCTGGAAAACCGACATACCTGCGGGCAGAAAACTGGTGCTGCTATCGCTGTGCGACCATGCCGACAGCCAGGGGGAATGCTACCCCTCCGTCGAAGCCATTGCACATAAATGCAGCATGGGCCAGCGCACCGTGCAGCAGCACATCAGCGACCTGGAACGTGCCGGGATGCTGGTACGCCGGTTCCGCAAAGGCCGCAGTACCCTGTACCAGCTTCACCCGGACAAATTCTTCACACCCGCAGAATCTGCCATACCGCAGATTTCTCCTTCTACCTGTGCAGCATCCGACGCCTTGCCCCCGCAGCATACGCATTATGCCCCTGCAGATCCCGCACCCATAAACGTCAGTGATCCATCAACTAACCGTCAGGTGGTGCGCAGCACGCCTTTGCCGGCCAACTGGGCGCTTCCGCCAAGCTGGGGAGAATGGGCATCGCAACAGCAGCCGACCTGGACCATAACCGATGTGCAGCTCGTGGCTGAGAAATTCCGGGACCATTGGACAACGCTGCCAGGACCGCGTGGCATGAAAGCAGACTGGTTCGCTGCCTGGCGCAACTGGTGCCGCAACGAGCAGCGGTTCAGACGTCAACGGGCAGCAGACTACGGTGCATGGCGGCCAAGAAAGGTCGGAGCCATGGCGAGCCATAGCACGCCGAACCCCGCGCCTCTCCCGGGCGAATCGGTTGCCACCTTCAATACCCGAATCAGACAGCAGTTGGACAAGACAAGTCCGCAGACAACAGTACATCCTCTTCCACCACGCACCGATAGCGGCAAGGGTATGGCGAAACCTACCATTTCTTCAGCAAACCGGGCGGCAGCACTCCAGGCAGCGCGCGCCCTTCAAAGCCGGTGGGTCAGACAACGGCATGAAGCGAATGGCTTACATATAGAGCAGCCACCAGAGAAGCAGATGGTGTCATTTGTGCCTTCACTCGATCAATGA
- a CDS encoding XRE family transcriptional regulator, translating into MIIAYRLREAMNGAGIASQSELARRSGVPQPTINRILNGVGKQGPATQTLKKLATACEVSFQWLTDGMDAERGAAAEGAVSVVPEPDIENLFVVPKSPEADRAAGPVSIRTVRLRSSAKGTEFAGQADERSGDEVYLRKEWLQTRGYHDQALIALAMDGDSMEPGLYAGDILVVNLSDRQPHDGEVFVLAYEGTVLIRRLVRDAGRWWLCSDSAAPRRFPRKRYADSECSIIGRVVYKLSEKI; encoded by the coding sequence ATGATCATTGCATATCGCCTTCGAGAAGCCATGAACGGGGCTGGTATAGCAAGCCAGAGCGAGCTTGCGCGCCGCTCAGGCGTGCCTCAGCCGACGATTAACCGCATTCTCAACGGCGTTGGCAAGCAGGGACCTGCGACCCAAACGCTGAAAAAACTGGCTACGGCATGCGAGGTGTCGTTTCAGTGGCTTACTGATGGGATGGATGCGGAGCGCGGCGCTGCTGCAGAAGGAGCCGTGTCGGTCGTGCCGGAACCTGACATTGAGAATCTGTTTGTCGTCCCGAAATCACCTGAGGCAGATAGAGCTGCGGGCCCGGTTTCGATCAGAACAGTCAGATTGCGGTCGTCCGCCAAGGGCACCGAGTTTGCTGGCCAGGCTGATGAGAGATCAGGTGACGAGGTTTATCTTAGAAAGGAATGGCTACAGACGCGTGGCTACCACGATCAAGCGCTGATTGCGCTGGCAATGGATGGAGACAGCATGGAGCCCGGCCTGTATGCCGGAGATATCCTTGTCGTCAATCTGTCCGATCGCCAGCCTCATGATGGCGAGGTCTTTGTGCTTGCCTATGAAGGAACAGTTTTGATCAGGCGCTTGGTACGCGATGCAGGACGCTGGTGGCTATGCTCGGATAGTGCTGCACCACGACGTTTTCCGCGCAAACGATATGCAGACAGCGAGTGCAGCATTATCGGTCGTGTCGTCTATAAGTTAAGCGAAAAAATATAA